Proteins from a single region of Candidatus Poribacteria bacterium:
- a CDS encoding tetratricopeptide repeat protein yields MQFKIPLRQRLQLVVQYLATAAVLLLFYGIHTAIAQTATQIAKTKAATVSLEMKDNTGKIISIGSGFFVQSNLIATNYHIIVGTASGTAKVDDKDTHYTIEGFTAIDAANDLALLKVTAYGVKPLPLGNSDILQIGETVHVADNSLGVVNFWDGIIKRFRDKYTTERILMTAPMAPGRSGAPVLNRWGEVIGMSYITTESVTTESGQYLQFAIPSRYLKALLAESKRVHSFSWDTHSISAETYFLRGKMMESLSRYVDAIEVYTHAIRRNPNYKIYYNRGRAKSWLGQYTAAIQDYNKAIQLKPDDSFIYSSRGSAKNSLGQYFEAIQDYDKAIQLKPNSAYTYVGRAHVKEQLNQYAAAIQDYDMAIQLRPNDFLFYLDRGDAKVKLGQYFAAIQDYDKVIQIIPQGARAYHSRGNVKAQLEQYAAAIQDYDKAIQVNPNYEIAYYSRGYTKARLGQYFAAIQDYDKAIQLRPDAASTYRSRGIAKSQLGQHFAAIQDYDKAIQLNPDFAYAYYSRGLAKVLLNHIMEAKQDFQTALKLAKQVGNVSLESDIKSVLQTLE; encoded by the coding sequence ATGCAATTCAAAATCCCGTTACGTCAACGACTACAGCTCGTAGTCCAGTATCTGGCTACGGCAGCAGTGCTTCTTCTATTCTATGGAATTCACACGGCTATCGCCCAAACCGCCACGCAGATTGCTAAAACGAAAGCCGCTACTGTTTCCTTAGAGATGAAGGACAACACCGGCAAAATCATCAGCATCGGCAGCGGCTTTTTCGTTCAATCCAATCTCATTGCCACCAACTACCACATCATTGTAGGAACAGCGAGTGGCACTGCGAAAGTCGACGATAAAGATACACACTACACTATTGAAGGGTTCACTGCAATAGATGCAGCCAACGATCTTGCCCTTCTAAAAGTTACGGCGTACGGTGTCAAACCATTGCCACTCGGCAATAGCGATATCCTTCAGATCGGCGAGACTGTCCATGTCGCCGACAATTCCTTAGGTGTCGTAAATTTCTGGGACGGTATTATAAAGAGATTTCGCGATAAGTACACCACGGAACGAATTCTGATGACAGCACCTATGGCACCCGGAAGAAGTGGAGCTCCAGTGCTAAACCGCTGGGGTGAAGTTATCGGGATGTCTTATATAACGACTGAAAGTGTAACCACTGAAAGTGGGCAGTACCTCCAATTTGCCATCCCCTCACGTTACCTCAAGGCACTGCTAGCTGAGTCTAAACGAGTACACTCTTTTTCATGGGATACACATTCCATCTCCGCAGAAACATACTTCTTGCGAGGTAAAATGATGGAGAGTCTCTCGCGGTATGTGGATGCAATTGAAGTCTACACCCACGCAATTCGACGCAATCCAAATTACAAGATTTATTACAATCGAGGACGTGCCAAGAGTTGGCTTGGACAATACACCGCCGCCATACAAGACTACAACAAAGCAATACAACTCAAGCCTGATGATTCTTTTATTTACAGTAGTCGCGGAAGTGCCAAAAATAGTCTGGGTCAATACTTTGAGGCTATACAAGATTATGACAAAGCAATACAACTCAAGCCAAATAGTGCCTATACCTACGTAGGTCGAGCACATGTAAAGGAACAACTAAACCAATACGCAGCCGCTATACAAGATTATGATATGGCAATACAACTCAGACCTAATGATTTCCTTTTCTATCTTGATCGGGGAGATGCCAAAGTTAAACTAGGACAGTATTTTGCTGCAATACAAGACTATGACAAAGTAATACAAATCATCCCGCAAGGTGCTAGGGCCTACCACAGTAGGGGAAATGTTAAAGCTCAACTCGAACAATATGCTGCTGCTATACAAGATTACGACAAGGCAATACAAGTTAATCCAAATTATGAGATTGCCTATTACAGCCGTGGATACACTAAGGCACGCCTCGGGCAATACTTCGCCGCCATACAAGATTATGACAAGGCAATACAACTTAGACCTGATGCTGCTTCTACGTACCGAAGTCGCGGGATTGCTAAGTCTCAACTCGGGCAACACTTTGCCGCTATACAAGACTATGATAAGGCGATACAACTCAATCCTGATTTTGCTTATGCCTATTACAGTCGAGGACTTGCTAAAGTCTTGCTCAATCACATAATGGAGGCAAAGCAGGATTTTCAAACTGCCTTGAAACTTGCGAAACAGGTGGGTAATGTTAGCCTTGAATCTGATATTAAGTCAGTACTTCAGACATTGGAATAG